A region of Subdoligranulum variabile DNA encodes the following proteins:
- a CDS encoding MurR/RpiR family transcriptional regulator, translating into MTLENTIRMTEHLTPTESELGSYLIRHLDTIPELSILELSERTHISKSAIHRFCKKLGFGGFNEVKVAAAKELAEPRANSEWIDVNYPFEENDGPQPVAQKLAKLYETAIRDTYKCMDFVQVQQAARLMNRARGIDIYTHAHNMNVAENFQDKMLAIGRLVNCPKGEYNQRATVLAAAPDRVALILSYSGRASFIRPILPVLHRKKIPVILIGKAGSNRFPEYVTHALSISGQENLRDRISQFSSHIAMQYMMDVLFGCIYNIERQQNIDYLTQSIDFMDDREPEP; encoded by the coding sequence ATGACGCTGGAGAATACCATTCGGATGACTGAGCATCTTACGCCGACGGAAAGTGAACTGGGAAGCTATCTCATACGCCATCTGGATACGATCCCGGAACTGTCCATTCTGGAATTGTCCGAGCGGACCCACATTTCCAAATCCGCCATTCATCGTTTCTGCAAAAAGCTGGGCTTTGGCGGTTTCAACGAAGTAAAAGTGGCGGCAGCCAAAGAGCTGGCTGAACCCCGTGCCAACAGTGAATGGATCGATGTGAATTATCCTTTCGAGGAAAATGATGGACCCCAGCCGGTGGCCCAGAAGTTGGCCAAACTGTATGAAACCGCCATTCGGGATACCTACAAGTGCATGGATTTCGTGCAGGTTCAGCAGGCGGCGCGGTTGATGAACCGTGCCCGTGGAATTGATATTTACACCCATGCTCACAACATGAATGTGGCGGAAAATTTTCAGGATAAAATGCTGGCTATCGGTCGGTTGGTGAACTGCCCCAAGGGGGAATATAACCAGCGGGCCACTGTACTGGCTGCCGCGCCGGACCGGGTGGCGCTGATTCTTTCCTATTCCGGGCGGGCCAGCTTTATCCGGCCAATTCTGCCGGTGCTGCATCGAAAAAAGATCCCGGTCATTCTCATCGGCAAAGCGGGCAGCAACCGATTCCCGGAATATGTTACCCACGCGCTGAGTATCAGCGGCCAGGAAAATCTGCGGGATCGCATCTCTCAGTTTTCTTCCCATATTGCTATGCAGTACATGATGGATGTGCTGTTCGGGTGCATCTACAACATAGAACGGCAACAAAATATTGATTACCTGACGCAGTCCATTGATTTTATGGATGATCGGGAGCCGGAACCCTGA
- a CDS encoding 6-phospho-beta-glucosidase: protein MKGPVKIVTIGGGSSYTPELMEGFIKRYQDLPIREIWLVDIEDGKEKLEIVGALAQRMWDASPYDVKVHLTLDRREALKDADFVTTQFRVGLLDARIKDERIPLLHGMLGQETNGAGGIFKAFRTIPVIGQIIEDMKELCPNAWLINFTNPSGMVTEAAIKHFGWERCIGLCNVPTISMMAEPRLLGKDLSELTYRFAGLNHFHWHKVYDRDGKDLTPELIDHINEAGGGTPVNIYQAPFPLELLHSMNLLPCGYHRYYYQKQAMLDHALEEFRQGGTRAEQVKQTEKELFELYKNPQLHEKPVQLSKRGGAYYSDAACECIRAIYSNSRTHMVVSTRNNGAISCLDDDSIVEVSSLISATGAQPLAWGPMPSAEKGWLQMMKAMEECTIQAALTGDYGLALEAFVLNPLVENNAETQRVLDELLVAHEKYLPQFHGKIQQLKAKGVHCQDPVVEDLMEHGH from the coding sequence ATGAAAGGACCTGTCAAAATCGTGACCATCGGCGGTGGCAGCAGCTATACACCGGAGTTGATGGAAGGATTTATCAAGCGCTACCAGGACCTCCCCATCCGGGAAATCTGGCTGGTTGACATCGAGGATGGGAAGGAAAAGTTGGAGATCGTGGGAGCATTGGCCCAGCGGATGTGGGATGCGTCTCCCTACGATGTGAAAGTTCACCTGACTCTGGACCGGCGCGAGGCATTGAAAGATGCGGACTTTGTTACCACCCAGTTCCGGGTAGGACTGCTGGATGCCCGCATAAAGGACGAGCGCATTCCGCTGCTTCACGGTATGCTGGGGCAGGAGACCAACGGCGCGGGGGGCATCTTCAAGGCGTTCCGCACCATCCCTGTCATTGGTCAGATTATCGAGGATATGAAAGAGCTCTGCCCCAACGCCTGGCTCATCAACTTCACCAACCCAAGCGGTATGGTGACCGAGGCTGCCATCAAGCATTTCGGGTGGGAAAGGTGCATCGGCCTGTGCAACGTACCTACCATCTCCATGATGGCGGAACCCAGGCTGCTGGGAAAAGATCTTTCGGAGCTGACCTATCGGTTTGCCGGCCTCAACCATTTCCACTGGCACAAGGTGTATGACCGGGATGGCAAGGATCTGACGCCCGAGCTCATCGACCACATTAACGAGGCGGGAGGCGGTACGCCGGTCAACATCTATCAGGCGCCTTTCCCGCTGGAACTGTTGCACAGCATGAATCTGTTGCCCTGCGGCTATCATCGCTACTACTACCAGAAGCAGGCCATGTTGGACCATGCTCTGGAAGAGTTCCGGCAAGGCGGCACACGGGCTGAGCAGGTGAAGCAGACCGAAAAGGAACTGTTCGAGCTGTACAAGAATCCCCAGCTGCACGAAAAACCGGTCCAGCTCAGCAAACGGGGTGGCGCCTATTACAGCGACGCGGCCTGTGAGTGTATCCGGGCTATTTACAGCAACAGCAGGACGCATATGGTGGTGAGTACACGGAATAACGGTGCCATCTCCTGCTTGGACGACGACTCCATCGTGGAGGTGTCCAGCCTCATTTCTGCCACGGGAGCACAGCCGCTGGCCTGGGGCCCTATGCCTTCTGCCGAAAAGGGCTGGCTGCAGATGATGAAGGCAATGGAGGAATGCACCATCCAGGCGGCCCTGACCGGCGACTACGGTCTGGCGCTGGAAGCCTTTGTGCTGAATCCTCTGGTGGAGAATAATGCGGAAACCCAGCGGGTGTTGGATGAACTTCTGGTGGCCCATGAAAAATACCTGCCCCAGTTCCATGGCAAGATTCAGCAACTCAAGGCCAAAGGTGTACATTGTCAGGACCCTGTTGTGGAGGACTTGATGGAACACGGTCATTGA
- a CDS encoding TetR/AcrR family transcriptional regulator — protein sequence MDEQNKPIRKTDRRTLYTRQVIKDALLEAMHKKPFERITVTEICRLAEITRATYYLHYQSLTDVLDDALDDALHIAESETAAGAENLLALSHRLASIPADHLQESDSLMPVCQRAASLPKYKVLFLDETISGYVVNRIYQSQKQRFIHSFSQQFHLSEKESQLLALFIINGSFSVNKALHWQKDDTWYQIQALLLRFISSGYDGILPADATAP from the coding sequence ATGGATGAGCAGAACAAACCGATTCGCAAAACAGATCGCCGTACCCTGTATACCCGTCAGGTAATCAAGGACGCGTTACTGGAAGCTATGCACAAAAAGCCCTTTGAACGCATCACGGTGACCGAGATCTGCCGCCTGGCAGAGATCACCCGTGCCACCTACTATCTTCACTATCAGTCCCTGACCGATGTACTGGATGATGCGCTGGATGACGCACTGCACATTGCAGAAAGCGAAACCGCGGCCGGGGCAGAAAATCTTCTGGCCTTGAGCCACCGTCTGGCCAGCATTCCGGCCGATCATCTGCAGGAAAGTGACAGCCTGATGCCTGTGTGCCAGCGGGCCGCTTCCCTGCCCAAATACAAGGTACTGTTTCTGGATGAAACGATTTCCGGGTATGTGGTCAATCGTATTTACCAATCTCAAAAGCAGCGCTTTATCCACAGCTTTTCCCAGCAGTTTCACCTCAGCGAGAAGGAATCCCAACTGCTGGCCTTATTCATCATCAACGGCAGCTTCAGCGTGAACAAGGCTCTGCACTGGCAGAAGGATGACACCTGGTACCAGATTCAGGCTTTACTGCTTCGTTTTATTTCTTCCGGCTATGACGGCATTCTGCCTGCCGATGCCACTGCTCCATAA
- a CDS encoding helix-turn-helix domain-containing protein — translation MIKNHLSRLLGEKRWSQARLARETGIRPSTICAYYNEFADRISLEHLDRICEALDCQVEDVLEYIPNKQKRTGNCLILEEHGNPRDNETGKGRLRRL, via the coding sequence ATGATCAAAAATCATCTGTCTCGTTTGCTTGGGGAAAAGCGTTGGTCGCAAGCACGCCTTGCGCGTGAAACAGGTATTCGGCCGTCTACGATCTGCGCTTACTATAACGAATTCGCGGATAGGATCAGTCTGGAACACCTGGATCGAATCTGTGAGGCGCTGGACTGCCAAGTTGAGGATGTGCTGGAGTACATCCCGAACAAGCAGAAGCGGACCGGGAATTGCTTGATTCTCGAAGAACACGGAAACCCAAGAGACAATGAGACAGGAAAAGGGCGTTTAAGGAGGCTTTAA
- a CDS encoding HD domain-containing protein, with protein MIYTTLTNKALRLAYAAHHGQTDKSGQPYIFHPYHLAEQMTDEVSICVALLHDVVEDTDLTFADLEREFPPEVTDALRLLTHEKGTDYFDYVRAIKKNPVAVKVKLADLAHNSDETRFAGCGDRSAEQLARRREKYAKARAILEGGED; from the coding sequence GTGATTTACACAACCCTGACCAACAAAGCCCTGCGGCTGGCCTACGCCGCCCACCACGGGCAGACGGACAAGAGCGGCCAGCCGTATATCTTCCACCCCTATCATCTGGCGGAGCAGATGACGGACGAGGTGAGCATCTGCGTGGCCCTGCTTCACGATGTGGTGGAGGACACCGATCTGACCTTTGCGGATTTGGAACGGGAGTTCCCGCCGGAGGTCACGGACGCTTTGCGTCTGCTGACCCACGAAAAGGGGACGGACTATTTTGACTATGTGCGGGCCATCAAGAAAAACCCCGTGGCGGTGAAAGTCAAGCTGGCCGATCTCGCCCACAATTCCGATGAAACCCGGTTTGCCGGGTGCGGGGACAGATCGGCGGAACAGCTTGCGAGGCGGCGGGAGAAGTATGCCAAAGCGAGAGCGATTTTAGAGGGCGGCGAGGATTGA
- a CDS encoding helix-turn-helix domain-containing protein, with product MIEVGRRLKALRESIGFSQVKMAQALGTTQSSINRYENGQSSPSVELFRRYADYFDVSLDYIFARTDKPQGETYHFKPKAAPEREELRRFIEMCFDPQSPMNEKLKETLFRMMEGES from the coding sequence ATGATAGAAGTGGGTAGGCGATTGAAAGCCCTGCGGGAGAGCATCGGATTCTCCCAGGTGAAGATGGCCCAGGCATTGGGCACCACCCAGTCCAGCATCAACCGATATGAAAACGGACAGTCCTCTCCATCGGTGGAACTGTTCCGACGGTATGCAGATTACTTTGATGTGTCTCTGGATTATATCTTTGCCCGGACGGATAAGCCACAAGGGGAAACCTATCACTTCAAGCCCAAGGCAGCCCCGGAGCGGGAGGAGCTGCGGCGGTTCATTGAGATGTGCTTTGATCCGCAATCTCCCATGAACGAAAAGCTGAAGGAAACCCTGTTCCGCATGATGGAGGGTGAATCATGA
- a CDS encoding recombinase family protein: MNAVIYARYSSDNQREESIEGQIRECTAYAEKNGITILRHYIDRALSAKTDNRPEFQNMIKDSGKRLFDMVIVWKLDRFARNRYDSARYKTTLKKNGVKVVSATEIISNGSEGILLESLLEGYAEYYSADLAEKVSRGMTENVLKSKCNGGNRTMGYVIDSDRHFQPDPLTAPFIREVFQRYAEGATMTEIRDWLNEQGVRNTRGQKMNYGSIQRILNNRRYIGEYTFRGTVAPEGIPALVTRELFDRVQERMAKNRKAPARYKAEEEYLLTTKLFCGYCGAYLCGESGVSHTGKVHRYYKCVSVKKKRTECHKKSVRKDWIEDLVVSETMKMVTDDQVIEAIVSMLMDLQDRENVNLPLYEQQLREVDRAIENLLNAIQQGILIKSTKARLEELEANKEDLETRIACEKLAKPRISAEFITFWLQRFRKLDVRQEFHRKMLIDTFINAIFLYDDKVVLTFNYKEGTKTITFDDLKTALAEEKISSDLDCQAAPKESPYGVSRRGGFAFGCTLGGL; this comes from the coding sequence ATGAATGCTGTGATCTATGCCCGGTACTCCTCGGACAACCAGCGGGAAGAGAGCATCGAGGGCCAGATCCGGGAATGCACTGCCTACGCTGAGAAAAACGGCATTACCATTCTGAGACACTACATTGACCGGGCCTTGTCCGCCAAGACCGACAACCGCCCGGAGTTTCAGAACATGATCAAGGACAGCGGCAAACGCCTGTTTGATATGGTCATTGTCTGGAAGCTGGACCGGTTTGCCCGCAACCGCTACGATAGCGCCCGTTACAAAACCACACTGAAAAAGAACGGGGTGAAGGTGGTGTCTGCCACCGAGATTATCTCCAACGGGTCCGAAGGAATCCTTCTGGAAAGTCTGCTGGAGGGCTATGCGGAGTATTACTCCGCCGATCTGGCAGAAAAGGTCTCCCGGGGAATGACCGAGAATGTCCTCAAGTCCAAGTGCAATGGGGGCAACCGCACCATGGGATATGTCATTGACAGTGACCGGCATTTCCAGCCGGACCCCTTGACTGCGCCATTTATCCGAGAGGTATTCCAGCGGTATGCCGAAGGAGCTACCATGACCGAGATTCGGGACTGGCTCAATGAGCAAGGGGTAAGAAACACCAGGGGCCAGAAGATGAACTACGGTAGCATCCAGCGGATTTTGAACAATCGCCGGTATATTGGAGAATACACCTTCCGGGGAACCGTAGCGCCGGAGGGCATCCCGGCCCTTGTGACACGGGAACTCTTTGACCGGGTGCAGGAAAGGATGGCCAAAAACAGAAAAGCCCCGGCCCGTTATAAGGCCGAGGAAGAATATTTGCTGACCACCAAGCTGTTCTGCGGCTACTGCGGAGCGTACCTCTGCGGGGAGAGCGGTGTCAGCCACACGGGAAAGGTGCATCGGTACTACAAGTGCGTATCGGTGAAAAAGAAGCGAACGGAGTGCCACAAGAAATCGGTGCGGAAGGACTGGATCGAAGACCTGGTGGTCAGCGAGACCATGAAGATGGTCACGGACGATCAGGTCATTGAAGCCATCGTGTCCATGCTCATGGATCTGCAGGACCGGGAGAATGTGAATCTTCCCCTGTACGAACAGCAGCTGCGGGAGGTAGACCGGGCCATCGAGAATCTGCTGAACGCCATCCAGCAGGGAATCCTCATCAAGTCCACCAAAGCACGGCTGGAAGAACTGGAAGCCAACAAGGAGGATCTGGAGACCAGGATCGCCTGTGAGAAGCTGGCCAAGCCCCGGATCAGCGCCGAGTTCATCACCTTCTGGCTGCAGCGGTTCCGCAAACTGGATGTACGGCAGGAGTTCCACAGGAAAATGCTCATTGATACCTTCATCAACGCCATTTTCCTGTATGACGACAAGGTGGTGCTCACCTTCAACTATAAGGAAGGCACCAAGACCATCACCTTCGATGACCTCAAGACCGCTCTGGCAGAGGAAAAAATAAGTTCGGATTTGGATTGCCAAGCTGCACCAAAAGAAAGCCCCTACGGCGTATCCCGCCGTGGGGGCTTTGCTTTTGGTTGCACGCTCGGAGGACTCTAA
- the putP gene encoding sodium/proline symporter PutP: MTTAQALILLAIAVYLLFMLWIGWICAKKNESVDDFYLGGRKLGPFVTAMSAEASDMSSWLLMGLPGVAYLTGLAEASWTALGLIVGTYLNWLIVAKRIRRYSHRLNAITVPQFFSKRWGDSRCLLSAVAALVIIVFFIPYTASGFSACGKLFSTLFGMDYLTAMLISAAVIVLYTVMGGFLAASFTDLIQSIIMTVALVVVLGFGVTQAGGVQAVLDNARSMTDYLSVLRIHDPATGGSHPYSLLTVCSLLAWGLGYFGMPHILVRFMAIEDEKKLKLSRRVASSWVVISMGVAIVIGVVGNAMTASGALEQLADSETIIVRIASLISQYGAVPALLAGVILAGILAATMSTADSQLLAASSSVSQDLGNDFLKRDFSGKRGMVVARGVMLAIALIAAFLARDPDSSVFRVVSFAWAGFGAAFGPVMLAALFWKRSNRWGALAGMLTGGIMVFLWKFLIAPLGGVFAIYELLPAFLCAAAAIVVVSLLTPAPEQSILDTFEAVKQK, translated from the coding sequence ATGACGACAGCGCAAGCCCTGATCCTGCTGGCCATTGCGGTCTACCTGCTGTTCATGCTGTGGATCGGCTGGATCTGTGCCAAGAAAAACGAGTCGGTGGACGATTTCTATCTGGGGGGCCGCAAGCTGGGGCCTTTCGTCACCGCCATGAGTGCCGAGGCCAGCGATATGTCCTCCTGGCTGCTCATGGGCCTGCCCGGCGTGGCCTACCTCACCGGTCTGGCCGAGGCCAGCTGGACGGCTCTGGGCCTCATCGTGGGCACCTACCTGAACTGGCTCATCGTGGCCAAGCGGATCCGCCGCTACTCCCACCGGCTCAACGCCATCACGGTGCCCCAGTTCTTCTCCAAGCGGTGGGGCGATTCCCGCTGCCTGCTGTCGGCGGTGGCGGCCCTGGTCATCATCGTCTTCTTTATCCCCTACACGGCGTCGGGCTTTTCCGCCTGCGGCAAGCTGTTCTCCACCCTCTTCGGCATGGACTACCTCACGGCCATGCTGATCTCGGCGGCGGTCATCGTGCTGTATACCGTCATGGGCGGTTTCCTGGCGGCCTCCTTCACCGACCTCATCCAGTCCATCATCATGACGGTGGCCCTGGTGGTGGTGCTGGGCTTCGGCGTCACCCAGGCGGGGGGCGTGCAGGCCGTGCTGGACAACGCCCGCTCCATGACCGATTACCTGTCGGTGCTGCGCATCCATGACCCCGCCACCGGCGGCTCTCACCCCTACAGCCTGCTGACCGTCTGCTCCCTGCTGGCCTGGGGCCTGGGCTATTTCGGCATGCCCCACATCCTCGTCCGCTTCATGGCCATCGAGGACGAAAAGAAACTCAAGCTCTCCCGCCGGGTGGCCTCCTCCTGGGTGGTCATCTCCATGGGGGTGGCCATCGTCATCGGCGTGGTGGGCAACGCCATGACCGCCAGCGGCGCCCTGGAACAGCTGGCCGATTCCGAGACCATCATCGTCCGCATCGCCAGCCTCATCAGCCAGTACGGGGCGGTGCCCGCCCTGCTGGCCGGCGTCATCCTGGCGGGCATCCTGGCCGCCACCATGTCCACCGCCGACAGCCAGCTGCTGGCCGCCTCCTCCTCGGTCTCCCAGGACCTGGGCAACGATTTCCTCAAACGGGATTTCAGCGGCAAGCGCGGCATGGTGGTGGCCCGCGGCGTCATGCTGGCCATCGCCCTCATCGCCGCCTTCCTGGCCCGGGACCCCGACAGCTCGGTCTTCCGGGTGGTCTCCTTCGCCTGGGCGGGCTTCGGCGCCGCCTTCGGCCCGGTGATGCTGGCCGCCCTGTTCTGGAAGCGCTCCAACCGATGGGGCGCCCTGGCCGGCATGCTCACCGGCGGCATCATGGTCTTCCTGTGGAAGTTCCTCATCGCCCCGCTGGGCGGCGTCTTCGCCATCTACGAGCTGCTGCCCGCCTTCCTCTGCGCTGCGGCGGCCATCGTGGTGGTGTCGCTGCTCACCCCCGCCCCCGAACAGTCCATCCTGGACACCTTCGAGGCGGTGAAACAGAAGTAA
- a CDS encoding DUF3237 family protein, translated as MQEVLTIWVDLADTYEVQGASGMARLLPFTGRAEGPDFTGVILPGGVDTQRRAPGGCLHLSARYMLEGTDSSGAACRIFVENNAVTDADGKFRKTQPAILTDSPVLAWLESARLEGTLTSREKGVVIRIFARPQP; from the coding sequence GTGCAGGAAGTATTGACGATTTGGGTGGATCTGGCGGATACCTATGAGGTGCAGGGGGCGTCCGGCATGGCCCGGCTGCTGCCCTTCACCGGCCGGGCCGAGGGGCCGGACTTCACCGGCGTGATCCTGCCCGGCGGGGTGGACACCCAGCGCCGGGCCCCCGGGGGATGCCTGCATCTGTCCGCCCGGTACATGCTGGAGGGCACCGACAGCAGCGGCGCCGCCTGCCGTATTTTTGTGGAAAACAACGCCGTCACCGACGCCGACGGCAAATTCCGCAAGACCCAGCCCGCCATCCTCACCGACAGCCCCGTGCTGGCCTGGCTGGAATCCGCCCGGCTGGAAGGCACCCTGACTTCCCGGGAAAAGGGAGTCGTCATCCGCATCTTCGCCCGGCCGCAGCCCTGA
- a CDS encoding pyridoxamine 5'-phosphate oxidase family protein, giving the protein MRRKDREVTEFGAMVNIVKACGVCRLGLTDGEGAYIVPLNFGYEAGDGALVLYFHGADAGKKLALLRANPAASFEMDTGHRLVPGDQAEEYTYAYRSVMGRGTVEFLEGREARLAGLNRIMAHYSGREDWPVSEAMLDRTAVYRLRVTAWTAKEHKV; this is encoded by the coding sequence ATGCGCAGAAAGGACCGGGAGGTCACGGAATTCGGGGCCATGGTGAACATCGTGAAGGCCTGCGGGGTCTGCCGGCTGGGGCTGACCGACGGGGAGGGCGCCTACATCGTGCCGCTGAATTTCGGCTATGAGGCCGGGGACGGAGCGCTGGTGCTCTATTTTCACGGGGCGGACGCCGGCAAAAAGCTGGCACTGCTGCGGGCGAACCCTGCCGCCAGCTTTGAGATGGATACCGGCCACCGGCTGGTGCCGGGGGATCAGGCGGAGGAGTACACCTACGCCTACCGCAGCGTCATGGGCCGGGGCACGGTGGAGTTTCTGGAAGGCCGGGAAGCCCGGCTGGCGGGGCTGAACCGGATCATGGCCCACTATTCCGGCCGGGAGGACTGGCCGGTGTCGGAGGCCATGCTGGACCGCACGGCGGTCTACCGGCTGCGGGTCACTGCCTGGACCGCCAAGGAACATAAGGTATGA
- a CDS encoding RNA polymerase sigma factor, producing MDQAELEALMLAQYDTIYAYCWRHVGQQELARDLTQTTFLRFWQHRDRYRHDGRALNYLYTIAGNLCKDWCKRKKPVALEDLPESRRDPGAPSPDQDTALTVRAALAALPFAQRNALLLYYEQGFTAAEIAAITHTTVPAVRYRLHRAKRRLQELLKEELP from the coding sequence ATGGACCAGGCGGAACTGGAAGCGCTGATGCTGGCGCAGTATGATACGATCTATGCCTATTGCTGGCGGCATGTGGGGCAGCAGGAGCTGGCCCGGGACCTGACCCAGACCACCTTTCTGCGGTTCTGGCAGCACCGGGACCGCTACCGCCACGACGGCCGGGCGCTGAACTACCTGTACACCATCGCGGGGAACCTCTGCAAGGACTGGTGCAAGCGGAAAAAGCCGGTGGCCCTGGAGGACCTGCCGGAAAGCCGGCGGGACCCCGGGGCGCCGTCCCCCGACCAGGACACCGCCCTCACCGTGCGGGCCGCCCTGGCCGCGCTGCCCTTTGCGCAGCGCAACGCCCTGCTGCTGTATTACGAGCAGGGGTTCACCGCCGCCGAGATCGCCGCCATCACCCACACCACGGTGCCCGCCGTGCGCTACCGGCTGCACCGGGCCAAACGCCGTTTACAGGAACTGCTGAAGGAGGAACTGCCATGA
- a CDS encoding ABC transporter ATP-binding protein, whose protein sequence is MRTLQTEHLTKRYGSFAAVRDVSLTLGSGVYGLLGANGAGKTTLMRMLCGILDPTEGTVRCDGAEITRLGEDYRALLGYLPQDFGCYPDFTGAEFLRYIAALKGLTRAETRRRTAQLLEQVGLADAGRKKLRAYSGGMRQRLGIAQAMLNDPEILILDEPTAGLDPRERVRFRNLIADYAKGRTVLLSTHIVSDVEAIADRILLMKNGAIADEGTVAELAQNARGKVWTLRTDGQTAARLESVYNVANLRHEGEGVELRLITADPPAGAVAAEPTLEDVYLWHFAEEEQP, encoded by the coding sequence ATGCGCACCTTGCAGACCGAACATCTGACCAAACGCTACGGCAGCTTTGCCGCCGTCCGGGATGTGTCCCTCACCCTGGGCAGCGGCGTCTACGGACTGCTGGGCGCCAACGGCGCCGGCAAAACCACCCTGATGCGGATGCTCTGCGGCATCCTGGACCCCACCGAGGGCACCGTCCGCTGCGACGGGGCGGAGATCACCCGTCTGGGGGAGGACTACCGGGCCCTGCTGGGCTATCTGCCCCAGGACTTCGGCTGTTACCCCGACTTCACCGGAGCGGAATTCCTGCGGTACATCGCGGCCCTCAAGGGGCTGACCCGGGCGGAGACCAGGCGCCGCACCGCCCAATTGCTGGAGCAGGTGGGGCTGGCCGACGCCGGGCGCAAAAAGCTTCGGGCCTACTCGGGCGGCATGCGGCAGCGGCTGGGCATTGCCCAGGCCATGCTCAACGACCCCGAGATCCTCATCCTGGACGAACCCACCGCGGGCCTGGACCCCCGGGAACGGGTGCGGTTCCGCAACCTCATCGCCGACTACGCCAAGGGGCGCACGGTGCTGCTCTCCACCCACATCGTCTCCGACGTGGAAGCCATCGCCGACCGCATCCTCCTGATGAAAAACGGCGCCATCGCCGACGAGGGCACCGTGGCGGAACTGGCGCAGAACGCCCGGGGCAAGGTCTGGACGCTGCGCACCGATGGGCAGACCGCCGCCCGGCTGGAATCGGTCTACAATGTGGCCAACCTCCGCCACGAGGGGGAGGGGGTGGAGCTGCGGCTCATCACCGCCGACCCGCCCGCGGGGGCGGTGGCCGCCGAACCCACCCTGGAGGATGTCTACCTCTGGCACTTTGCGGAGGAGGAACAACCATGA